One genomic window of Candidatus Kuenenia stuttgartiensis includes the following:
- a CDS encoding DsrE family protein, with protein sequence MKRTLFIILLFTIAIIFVGYYALKANIQNKKFAIILQAGKETHEGMVRATHALLYATELKGKGYEVVLIFDGAGTVWAEEVSNPDSQSKLLPMYNAIKKAGIHEIVCDFCAHAFGVKEELQTRQCPLLSEYNGHPSIEKLAGKGYQLIVL encoded by the coding sequence ATGAAGAGGACACTTTTCATTATCTTATTATTCACTATAGCTATTATATTTGTCGGATATTATGCATTAAAGGCAAATATACAAAACAAGAAATTTGCTATCATTCTTCAAGCAGGTAAAGAGACTCACGAAGGAATGGTTCGTGCTACGCATGCTTTACTATATGCCACAGAATTAAAAGGGAAGGGCTATGAGGTAGTTTTGATTTTCGACGGTGCAGGAACGGTGTGGGCAGAAGAGGTGTCAAATCCTGATTCACAAAGCAAACTCTTACCAATGTATAATGCTATAAAAAAGGCGGGAATTCATGAGATTGTATGTGATTTTTGCGCTCATGCTTTTGGGGTAAAGGAAGAGCTCCAGACCCGACAATGCCCCCTCCTATCGGAATATAATGGCCATCCGAGTATTGAAAAATTGGCGGGAAAAGGCTATCAACTTATTGTGTTGTGA
- a CDS encoding flavodoxin family protein, whose product MKVLGISGSPRAGKTTESLVMAILDATGLETEFISLHGKKINGCICCLGCVEDNLCKVQDDYLPIMHKVMEADAIIIGAANYFGRLNALTHALLERFYCFRHDSNGHGGMKLSGKLGAIASVGGGGNWKMPGKDIKMSEVAGDDIKGFFAYNEIELVGAVKAQGPVACFTCGYGETCNVSGIKKFFGKDTKITPDIIPCLEKQPEVIEKARALGKALGERLKK is encoded by the coding sequence ATGAAAGTACTTGGGATCAGTGGCAGTCCGAGAGCTGGTAAAACAACAGAGAGCCTGGTGATGGCCATTTTGGATGCAACTGGCTTAGAAACGGAATTCATATCCTTACACGGCAAGAAAATTAACGGTTGTATATGCTGTTTAGGTTGCGTGGAAGACAACCTCTGTAAAGTACAGGATGATTATCTCCCAATCATGCACAAAGTTATGGAGGCAGATGCGATTATTATCGGTGCTGCAAATTATTTTGGCAGACTGAATGCCCTTACGCACGCCCTTCTTGAACGATTTTACTGCTTTAGACACGATAGTAACGGACACGGCGGCATGAAACTCTCCGGTAAATTGGGTGCAATTGCCTCTGTGGGCGGTGGTGGAAACTGGAAGATGCCGGGGAAGGATATTAAAATGAGCGAGGTTGCAGGAGATGATATTAAAGGCTTTTTTGCATACAATGAGATTGAACTTGTTGGCGCTGTAAAGGCACAGGGGCCTGTGGCATGTTTTACCTGTGGATACGGAGAAACTTGCAACGTAAGCGGCATAAAGAAATTCTTTGGTAAGGATACCAAAATCACCCCGGACATTATACCATGTTTAGAAAAGCAGCCCGAAGTCATAGAGAAGGCAAGGGCACTTGGAAAGGCATTGGGAGAAAGATTGAAAAAATAA